One Halobaculum sp. CBA1158 DNA segment encodes these proteins:
- a CDS encoding 5-(carboxyamino)imidazole ribonucleotide synthase, with the protein MTPTCPGPTLGVVGGGQLGRMLAEAASPLGVDVVVLDPTPDCPASRVAEQIEGSFDDPDAVRELADRSDALTLEIELADPDVLETVGEEYDVPVHPSPDALRTIRDKLVQKRAFADAGIPVPEFVAVDDTDDLADAVERFDGCMLKARTGGYDGRGNLPVEPGDDYEAKLAEVGAGDGGAMAEELIDFERELSIVAARGDGDRRAFPVVENVHREEILRETVAPARCSEAVAERAREVALDTLEPLDGRGVFAVELFETADGETLVNEVAPRPHNSGHWSIEGATTSQFEQHVRAVLGWPLGSAAARAPTVMANVLGDVPEPVPASLSGVGDVLAAGDAHLHWYGKREARPLRKMGHVTLSATDADRDDLLVRARDLRDGLTFE; encoded by the coding sequence GTGACACCGACCTGTCCCGGACCGACGCTCGGCGTCGTCGGCGGCGGACAACTCGGCCGCATGCTCGCGGAGGCCGCCTCGCCCCTGGGCGTCGACGTGGTCGTGCTCGACCCGACGCCCGACTGCCCCGCCTCACGGGTCGCCGAGCAGATCGAGGGATCGTTCGACGACCCCGACGCGGTCCGTGAACTGGCCGACCGATCCGACGCGCTGACGCTGGAGATCGAACTCGCCGACCCCGACGTGCTGGAGACGGTCGGCGAGGAGTACGACGTGCCGGTTCACCCCTCGCCGGACGCGCTGCGGACGATCCGGGACAAGCTCGTGCAAAAGCGGGCGTTCGCGGACGCCGGGATCCCCGTCCCGGAGTTCGTCGCCGTCGACGACACCGACGACCTCGCCGACGCGGTCGAGCGCTTCGACGGCTGTATGCTGAAGGCCCGTACCGGCGGCTACGACGGCCGCGGCAACCTCCCGGTCGAGCCGGGCGACGACTACGAGGCGAAACTCGCGGAGGTCGGCGCGGGCGACGGCGGCGCGATGGCCGAGGAGCTGATCGACTTCGAGCGGGAGCTCTCGATCGTGGCCGCCCGCGGCGACGGCGACCGTCGGGCGTTCCCCGTCGTCGAGAACGTCCACCGCGAGGAGATCCTCCGCGAGACGGTCGCGCCCGCCAGGTGCTCCGAGGCCGTCGCCGAGCGCGCTCGAGAGGTCGCTCTCGACACCCTCGAACCGCTCGACGGTCGCGGCGTGTTCGCCGTGGAGCTGTTCGAGACCGCGGACGGCGAGACGCTGGTGAACGAGGTCGCCCCGCGCCCGCACAACTCCGGCCACTGGAGCATCGAGGGGGCGACGACCTCGCAGTTCGAACAGCACGTCCGCGCCGTCCTCGGGTGGCCCCTCGGGTCGGCTGCGGCGCGCGCGCCGACCGTGATGGCGAACGTCCTCGGCGACGTTCCGGAACCTGTCCCCGCGTCGCTGTCGGGCGTCGGCGACGTGCTCGCCGCCGGCGACGCGCACCTCCATTGGTACGGCAAACGCGAGGCCCGCCCGCTGCGCAAGATGGGCCACGTAACCCTCTCGGCGACCGACGCCGACCGCGACGACCTGCTCGTCCGCGCCCGCGACCTGCGGGACGGACTCACCTTCGAGTGA